One stretch of Chitinophagales bacterium DNA includes these proteins:
- the lipB gene encoding lipoyl(octanoyl) transferase LipB, giving the protein MKEIEIIDFKELQPYKVVWDKQKELMQDALQQKKQGLTPKNHIIFVEHTPVFTLGKSADENNILLKNENLGADVFRIERGGDVTFHGPGQLVVYPIIDLEQFNMGLREYVETIEQIIIEIIAEYGLEGMRSEGASGVWLDVGKPQERKICAVGIKASRYITMHGLAFNINTDLAWFSKINPCGFIDKGVTSLARELGATQNFEMVKEKVKIKFKEKFV; this is encoded by the coding sequence ATGAAAGAAATTGAAATAATAGATTTTAAGGAATTACAGCCGTATAAAGTAGTTTGGGACAAACAAAAAGAGCTAATGCAAGATGCTTTACAACAAAAAAAGCAAGGTTTAACTCCTAAAAATCATATTATTTTTGTAGAGCATACGCCAGTATTTACGTTAGGCAAAAGTGCCGATGAAAATAATATTTTATTAAAAAATGAAAATTTAGGAGCAGATGTTTTCCGAATAGAAAGGGGAGGAGATGTTACTTTTCACGGGCCGGGGCAGTTAGTAGTTTATCCTATTATAGATTTAGAGCAATTTAATATGGGATTGCGAGAGTATGTTGAGACAATTGAGCAAATTATTATAGAAATTATAGCGGAGTATGGACTTGAAGGTATGCGTTCAGAAGGAGCTTCGGGAGTTTGGTTAGATGTAGGGAAACCACAAGAAAGGAAAATATGTGCCGTAGGTATAAAAGCCAGTAGATACATCACCATGCATGGTTTAGCTTTTAATATAAATACAGATTTAGCTTGGTTCTCAAAAATAAATCCATGTGGTTTTATAGATAAAGGAGTAACCAGCTTAGCCAGAGAATTGGGAGCCACTCAAAATTTTGAAATGGTTAAAGAAAAAGTGAAGATAAAATTTAAAGAAAAGTTTGTTTAG
- a CDS encoding PspC domain-containing protein has protein sequence MKDARSVFENTVFGVCAYVGRKLNMPSKNIRFFFVYASFLTMGSPIIIYFILAFWLKLKNMINGKRNPVWDL, from the coding sequence ATGAAAGATGCTCGTTCAGTTTTTGAAAATACGGTATTTGGAGTGTGTGCTTATGTGGGCAGAAAACTAAATATGCCTTCTAAAAACATACGTTTCTTTTTTGTTTACGCAAGTTTTTTAACCATGGGGTCACCCATAATAATTTATTTTATTTTGGCGTTTTGGTTAAAATTAAAAAATATGATTAATGGCAAACGCAATCCGGTTTGGGATTTATAA
- a CDS encoding DUF2851 family protein: MLPKVSEDFVQYVWKFGLFDKVDLETNFGEKIEILKQGTQNSIHGGPDFINAKIKIGDTVWAGNVEIHLYNKNWQEHKHKENKAYNNVILHVVYYNEDVKPIILQNGRAVPTISIGHKIYQSTLQQYLKLFEGKPSFIPCENLIKDIDDFIISNFLESLLYERLERKVTDIEKDLEYAHGDLDYAFLITLFKYFGAPANKDAFELLARSFTLTQLLKQNLSKQQLESFLFGLAGMLNSKNAYALKLQNEYEYTKKLFKLKQFCKASQWKYAGVRPPNFPTVRIAQLAALLYKEPRLFSKILEIDSIKELKELFEIQVSEFWLKHYTFEKESPKISKNISESFKEKLIINVVVPFVFFYGKYINEQKYVDKALNILQDINAEQNSIITKYKTLNFNLKNASQTQAVLTLHKSYCSAKKCLECRIGYELLKAK; this comes from the coding sequence ATGTTGCCTAAAGTGTCAGAAGATTTTGTACAGTATGTATGGAAATTTGGTCTATTTGATAAAGTAGATTTAGAAACCAATTTTGGCGAAAAAATAGAAATACTAAAACAAGGAACACAAAACAGCATACACGGAGGACCGGATTTTATTAATGCCAAAATAAAAATAGGCGATACCGTTTGGGCAGGAAACGTTGAAATTCATTTGTACAATAAAAATTGGCAAGAACATAAACATAAAGAAAATAAAGCATACAATAATGTAATTCTTCATGTGGTGTATTATAATGAAGATGTTAAACCCATTATTTTGCAGAATGGACGAGCAGTGCCAACCATAAGTATTGGTCATAAAATATATCAATCAACTTTACAGCAGTATTTAAAATTATTTGAAGGCAAGCCAAGTTTTATTCCCTGCGAAAATTTGATAAAAGATATAGATGATTTTATTATTTCCAATTTTTTAGAGTCGCTGCTGTATGAAAGATTAGAAAGGAAAGTTACAGACATTGAAAAAGATTTAGAATATGCACATGGCGATTTAGATTATGCGTTTTTAATTACTTTGTTTAAATATTTTGGTGCTCCGGCTAATAAAGATGCTTTTGAACTACTGGCACGGTCTTTTACTTTAACGCAGTTGCTAAAGCAAAATTTAAGCAAACAGCAGTTGGAGTCGTTTTTATTTGGTTTGGCGGGTATGCTAAACAGTAAAAACGCTTATGCTTTAAAATTGCAAAACGAGTATGAATACACCAAAAAGCTGTTTAAGTTAAAGCAGTTTTGCAAAGCTTCGCAGTGGAAATATGCGGGAGTGCGTCCGCCTAATTTTCCCACTGTTAGAATAGCACAATTAGCGGCATTATTGTATAAAGAACCCCGATTATTCTCAAAAATATTAGAAATTGACAGTATTAAAGAACTAAAAGAATTATTTGAAATACAAGTTTCGGAATTTTGGCTAAAGCATTATACTTTTGAAAAAGAAAGTCCTAAAATTTCAAAAAATATAAGTGAGTCGTTTAAAGAAAAATTAATTATAAATGTGGTAGTTCCTTTTGTGTTTTTTTACGGAAAATATATTAATGAACAAAAATATGTAGATAAGGCACTCAATATTTTACAAGATATAAATGCCGAACAAAATTCAATAATTACAAAGTATAAAACTTTAAATTTTAATTTAAAAAATGCATCTCAAACCCAGGCGGTGCTTACATTACATAAATCATATTGCAGTGCTAAAAAATGTTTGGAATGTAGAATTGGCTATGAACTGTTAAAAGCAAAATAA
- a CDS encoding valine--tRNA ligase, protein MKMSKQTYNPLEVEKKWYQYWLDNKIFKSELDQREPYTIVIPPPNVTGVLHMGHILNNTIQDILIRRARMLGKNACWVPGTDHAAIATESKVVAKLREEGIKKSDISREEFLEHCFEWKDKYGGIIVNQLKRMGASCDWDRERFTMEPSLNRAVNKVFNIWYEKGYIYRDWQIVNWDPKAQTTLSNEEVIRKEVNSKLYYVKYKIVGTEDYITVATTRPETIMGDTAVCVHPDDERYKHLHGKKVIVPIINREVPIICDSYIDIEFGTGMLKVTPAHDINDYEIGQRHNLETIDVFNEDGTISEAGQIFVGEDRFVVRDKMAELLAKNDLLEKTEDIVNNVGFSERNSDTVVEPRLSLQWFVKMDEIIKKPLKHVMNDDINIVPPHFKKVYKHWLDNIRDWPISRQLWWGHQIPVWYYGEDFVVAHNEEEAVEKAKAKFNNKDLTIADLRQDNDVLDTWFSSMLWPISVFDGFEGDRKDFNYYYPTNVLVTGWDILFFWVARMIFGAYEFTPTIPLADGSKRPIDLQKPFKDVYFTGMVRDSQRRKMSKSLGNSPDALKLLDEYSADGVRFGMMSASSAGNDLLFDEKLCEQGKKFTTKIWNAYGLVKMWQENAEDKPSNNANTIKWFENKLSATIENVNSSLDSYRISEALFTLYNFIWQDFFSTYLEFVKPEYGKTQDKETLNKTLAFFEKVLQLLHPFMPFITEEIWQDMEKRAAGASINLTQWPTVGKVDTAIIDKGEYAKEILTAIREIRLKNQLKNADKVKAYVLTDNESIYADFADKLIEMAGLELLEKTTDKINGAESFIVKGQQFFIDLNKEVDLDAKKQELQEELNYTKGFLKSVEGKLNNERFVNNAPEKVVAIEKQKQADALAKIKLLEESLANL, encoded by the coding sequence ATTAAAATGAGCAAACAAACATACAATCCTTTAGAAGTAGAAAAAAAATGGTATCAATATTGGTTAGATAATAAGATATTCAAATCTGAACTAGACCAGCGTGAGCCATACACTATAGTTATTCCTCCACCAAATGTTACGGGAGTTTTGCACATGGGGCATATACTCAACAATACTATTCAAGATATTTTAATTCGTAGAGCACGTATGCTGGGCAAAAACGCTTGCTGGGTGCCCGGTACTGACCATGCCGCCATTGCCACAGAATCTAAAGTAGTGGCTAAATTAAGAGAAGAAGGTATTAAAAAAAGCGATATTTCCAGAGAAGAATTTTTAGAGCATTGTTTTGAGTGGAAAGATAAATACGGTGGAATAATAGTAAATCAACTTAAACGCATGGGAGCTTCTTGCGATTGGGATAGAGAACGATTTACCATGGAACCTTCTTTAAATAGAGCGGTAAACAAAGTATTTAATATTTGGTACGAAAAAGGATATATTTATAGAGATTGGCAAATTGTAAATTGGGACCCCAAGGCACAAACCACTTTAAGCAATGAAGAGGTAATACGCAAAGAAGTAAATTCTAAGCTTTACTACGTAAAATATAAAATTGTTGGGACTGAAGATTATATTACTGTTGCCACTACTCGTCCGGAAACAATAATGGGCGATACTGCCGTTTGTGTGCACCCCGATGACGAAAGATATAAGCATTTGCATGGCAAAAAAGTAATAGTACCTATAATTAACAGAGAAGTACCCATTATTTGCGACAGCTATATTGATATAGAATTTGGTACAGGAATGCTTAAAGTTACGCCTGCACACGATATTAATGACTATGAAATAGGGCAACGCCACAATTTAGAAACCATAGACGTTTTTAATGAAGATGGAACAATTAGTGAAGCTGGACAAATTTTTGTGGGCGAAGATAGATTTGTAGTTAGAGATAAAATGGCGGAGCTTTTAGCTAAAAATGATTTGCTTGAAAAAACAGAAGACATAGTAAATAATGTAGGTTTTTCTGAAAGAAACAGCGATACCGTAGTAGAGCCACGTTTATCATTGCAGTGGTTTGTTAAAATGGACGAAATAATAAAAAAGCCATTAAAACACGTAATGAATGATGACATTAATATAGTGCCACCTCATTTTAAAAAAGTGTATAAACATTGGTTGGATAATATTAGAGATTGGCCTATTTCCCGACAGTTGTGGTGGGGGCATCAAATACCGGTTTGGTACTACGGAGAAGACTTTGTGGTAGCACACAATGAAGAAGAAGCGGTAGAAAAAGCAAAGGCTAAATTCAATAATAAAGATTTAACTATAGCAGATTTACGTCAAGATAATGATGTGCTTGATACATGGTTTTCATCTATGCTGTGGCCTATTTCCGTTTTTGATGGTTTTGAAGGCGATAGAAAAGACTTTAATTATTATTACCCTACAAATGTTTTGGTAACAGGCTGGGATATTTTATTCTTTTGGGTAGCACGTATGATTTTTGGTGCTTATGAATTTACACCTACTATACCTTTAGCCGATGGTAGCAAACGACCAATAGACCTACAAAAGCCATTTAAAGATGTTTATTTTACAGGAATGGTTAGGGATAGTCAAAGACGTAAAATGTCAAAATCTTTAGGAAATTCTCCCGATGCACTAAAATTATTAGATGAATATAGTGCCGATGGCGTTCGTTTTGGAATGATGAGTGCTAGCTCGGCAGGAAATGATTTGCTGTTTGATGAAAAACTATGCGAACAAGGCAAAAAGTTTACTACTAAAATATGGAATGCTTACGGTTTAGTAAAAATGTGGCAAGAAAATGCGGAAGACAAACCAAGCAATAATGCTAACACTATAAAGTGGTTTGAAAACAAACTGAGTGCAACTATAGAAAATGTAAATAGCTCATTAGATTCTTACCGAATTTCTGAGGCGTTATTTACTTTATATAATTTTATTTGGCAAGATTTCTTTAGTACTTATTTAGAGTTTGTAAAACCGGAATATGGCAAAACACAAGATAAAGAAACACTGAATAAAACTTTAGCGTTTTTTGAAAAAGTATTGCAGTTATTACATCCTTTTATGCCATTTATTACAGAAGAAATATGGCAAGATATGGAAAAACGAGCAGCAGGAGCGTCTATAAACTTAACGCAGTGGCCTACAGTAGGAAAAGTAGATACAGCAATAATAGATAAAGGAGAATATGCTAAAGAAATTCTAACAGCTATAAGAGAAATTAGGCTTAAAAATCAACTTAAAAATGCCGATAAAGTAAAAGCTTATGTACTTACTGATAACGAAAGTATTTATGCTGATTTTGCGGACAAACTTATAGAAATGGCAGGTTTAGAACTGCTTGAAAAAACTACAGATAAAATAAATGGGGCAGAAAGTTTTATAGTAAAAGGGCAGCAGTTTTTTATTGATTTGAATAAGGAAGTAGATTTAGATGCTAAGAAACAAGAACTGCAAGAAGAATTAAACTATACAAAAGGTTTTTTAAAATCGGTAGAAGGAAAACTCAACAACGAGAGATTTGTAAACAACGCACCAGAAAAAGTAGTAGCTATAGAAAAACAAAAGCAAGCAGATGCTTTAGCTAAAATAAAACTTTTAGAAGAGAGTTTGGCTAATTTGTAG